A window of the Lactuca sativa cultivar Salinas chromosome 5, Lsat_Salinas_v11, whole genome shotgun sequence genome harbors these coding sequences:
- the LOC111887002 gene encoding uncharacterized protein LOC111887002: MTKAGFAMTIQTLLARRRSSIISKAMVERCMSKVAKGNECYDYEESEVQSQSLKNKVQGEKKEYNEQQQEEECWIPHRRTGIYYPKGHEWVMEDVPDGAACFAYSYWLRNSDRDGV; this comes from the exons atgACTAAAGCTGGATTTGCAATGACCATACAGACTTTACTCGCTAG GAGGAGGAGTAGCATAATTTCAAAGGCAATGGTGGAACGCTGCATGAGCAAGGTGGCCAAAGGAAATGAATGTTATGATTACGAAGAAAGTGAAGTACAATCACAATCATTGAAGAATAAAGTACAAGGAGAAAAGAAAGAATACAatgaacaacaacaagaagaagagtGCTGGATCCCACATCGTCGTACTGGAATATATTATCCGAAAGGACATGAATGGGTGATGGAAGATGTTCCTGATGGTGCTGCTTGCTTTGCTTACAGTTATTGGCTGAGGAACAGTGATAGAGACGGAGTTtga
- the LOC111901337 gene encoding uncharacterized protein LOC111901337: MKKVRACDYKFLSKQILQLVEANPKIPVKALREQLQRIYKVDISKMKAFRAREAALKIIRGDYATQYKILQDYLLEVQTQNPDTTIKLDVESEPNPDVETRTFRRVYVCLGALKQGFAAGKRDFLGVDEAFMKGPFHGQILSAVLTLNSWTWFLTHLGDDLGLASNSNFTFISDRKKGLSSAIADLFPCAEHRYCVRHIHENMRSRWRGDKFKELLWNCSTTYTVQEFEKEMEEVRKLNQECYEWLKQIPPQHWARSHFTGRAHSDIVINNICECFNSKIIDGRDTPIINCLEFIREYIMKRIVNVEKEIDKATGPLTPTATKLLQKIKDQAEEYTTSFCGNGKYQVSGPWQDQCVVNVNQRTCSCKKWEITGMPCKHVVSAIWDMRRNNGAIGIPETFVHECYWLSTWRNMYSFKVDPINGRRMWIQSPCPTTLLPPKHRVPIGRPKKKRMKSATEKEDMIKGNTVSRAQKTVTCTKCNNKGHNARTCKGQLPTVGKKGKKKNEKGKENEKGKQKKKGKEKDPL, encoded by the exons ATGAAGAAG GTTAGGGCTTGTGATTACAAGTTTCTTTCAAAGCAAATTCTACAACTGGTGGAAGCAAACCCAAAAATTCCAGTCAAGGCTTTAAGGGAACAACTTCAACGTATCTACAAAGTAGATATTTCTAAGATGAAAGCCTTTAGGGCAAGAGAAGCAGCCTTAAAAATTATCAGGGGTGATTATGCCACTCAGTACAAGATCTTACAAGATTATTTGTTAGAAGTGCAGACTCAAAACCCAGACACCACTATCAAGCTTGATGTCGAAAGTGAACCAAATCCTGATGTTGAGACAAGAACCTTCAGACGCGTGTACGTGTGCCTTGGTGCTTTGAAGCAAGGATTTGCAGCAGGGAAGAGGGATTTTCTTGGGGTAGACGAGGCTTTCATGAAAGGACCTTTCCATGGTCAAATTTTATCTGCTGTG CTGACACTGaactcttggacatggtttttaaCTCACTTGGGTGATGACCTAGGGTTGgcttcaaattcaaattttaCATTTATATCAGACAGGAAAAAG GGTTTAAGTTCTGCCATCGCAGATTTGTTTCCTTGTGCAGAGCACCGTTATTGTGTTCGCCACATACACGAAAATATGAGGTCACGTTGGAGAGGGGATAAGTTTAAAGAACTGCTTTGGAACTGTTCAACAACATATACTGTGCAAGAGTTTGAAAAAGAAATGGAAGAAGTTAGAAAATTAAACCAAGAATGTTATGAGTGGCTTAAACAAATACCACCTCAACATTGGGCACGTTCTCATTTTACAG GGAGAGCacattctgatattgtgataaaCAACATATGCGAGTGCTTTAATAGCAAAATAATAGACGGACGTGACACACCAATTATCAATTGCTTAGAGTTCATCCGGGAGTACATCATGAAGAGGATTGTGAATGTTGAAAAAGAAATTGACAAAGCAACAGGCCCTTTGACTCCAACAGCTACCAAGCTATTGCAAAAGATCAAAGATCAGGCAGAGGAGTATACAACATCattttgtggaaatgggaagtacCAAGTGAGTGGACCTTGGCAAGATCAGTGTGTAGTGAATGTGAATCAACGAACCTGTTCATGCAAGAAGTGGGAAATAACTGGAATGCCATGCAAACATGTTGTATCTGCAATCTGGGACATGAGGAGAAATAATGGTGCAATTGGTATTCCAGAAACCTTTGTTCATGAATGTTATTGGCTATCAACCTGGAGGAACATGTACTCTTTCAAAGTGGATCCGATAAATGGTAGAAGAATGTGGATTCAGTCACCTTGTCCAACTACTTTGTTGCCTCCAAAACACCGTGTCCCAATAGGAAGACCAAAAAAGAAACGAATGAAGTCAGCTACAGAAAAAGAGGATATGATCAAAGGGAATACAGTTTCTAGAGCACAAAAAACTGTTACATGTACCAAATGTAACAACAAAGGACACAATGCCAGGACTTGCAAAGGGCAGTTACCAACTGTTGGGAAGAAGGGAAAAAAGAAGAATGAGAAAGGAAAAGAGAATGAGAAAGGAAAACagaagaagaaaggaaaagaGAAGGATCCATTGTAA
- the LOC111886996 gene encoding uncharacterized protein LOC111886996, which produces MPVWNLSEARGRMISEAEVRLQYGDHPTMFCMLLNHGGKFTDFPGRKYVNGKRHYVELIDIETFCVHDIDDMMVKLGYIDENLHVEMYYHFRRPLCDLDFGLFALASDDDVRHLAKYVGQHKLIEVYTEHGQTKLHTYSMSPNPSKVRIVEIDCTPKRLFLEWHDTQVEPNDVLTFEPNRNNPPVSPTRNEPSIDKVDMVSDNANIMETEIEHSSDDNSSGDEINSGDDSESQDGDFLLDEDNIIDDVEVDMREFHLNVDRSRSSQ; this is translated from the exons ATGCCGGTTTGGAATTTAAGTGAAGCACGAGGACGGATGATCAGTGAAGCAGAAGTTCGTCTTCAATATG GTGATCATCCGACCATGTTTTGCATGCTATTAAACCATGGTGGAAAGTTTACTGATTTTCCTGGAAGGAAGTATGTAAACGGAAAGAGACATTACGTTGAGTTAATAGACATCGAGACTTTCTGTGTTCACGATATTGATGACATGATGGTGAAACTTGGGTATATCGATGAAAATCTACATGTGGAGATGTACTATCATTTTCGAAGGCCACTATGCGATTTGGATTTTGGCTTGTTTGCTTTAGCTTCAGATGATGATGTAAGGCATTTAGCAAAATATGTTGGCCAGCATAAGCTAATAGAGGTGTATACAGAGCACGGGCAAACGAAATTACACACATACTCGATGTCACCAAACCCATCTAAGGTACGTATAGTTGAGATTGATTGTACCCCAAAAAGATTGTTTTTGGAATGGCATGATACACAAGTTGAGCCTAATGATGTGTTGACATTTGAGCCTAATAGAAACAACCCTCCTGTTTCACCTACTAGAAATGAGCCTTCAATTGACAAGGTGGACATGGTAAGTGATAATGCAAACATCATGGAAACTGAAATTGAACATAGTAGTGATGATAATAGCAGTGGTGATGAGATCAACAGTGGTGATGATAGTGAGAGTCAAGATGGTGACTTTCTTCTAGACGAAGACAATATCATTGATGATGTTGAAGTTGACATGAGAGAATTCCACTTGAATGTTGACCGGTCAAGAAGTAGTCAATGA